In Microbacterium sp. AB, a single genomic region encodes these proteins:
- a CDS encoding DedA family protein, translating into MTTTEAAAAADQGWLSTLVDWVVGLMGVIGPYGAGLAIALENLFPPLPSEAILPMAGLAAHAGEFALWEAILWTTIGSLVGALLLYGIGAWFGIDRLRWVADKLPLVYVEDVDRTVAWFRTHGGKAVFFGRFIPIFRSLISIPAGVVRMPLWRFGLYTTAGSLIWNTAFILVGWYLGESWHIVEEYMDVVQNVVIVVVVAVVAWFVVVRVRARRKNDDHAVEPPAA; encoded by the coding sequence ATGACGACGACCGAGGCGGCCGCCGCGGCCGACCAGGGATGGCTCTCGACACTCGTCGACTGGGTCGTCGGGCTGATGGGCGTCATCGGCCCCTACGGGGCGGGGCTCGCGATCGCCCTGGAGAACCTCTTCCCGCCTCTTCCGAGCGAGGCCATCCTGCCCATGGCGGGACTCGCGGCGCACGCCGGCGAGTTCGCGCTCTGGGAGGCGATCCTCTGGACGACGATCGGCTCGCTCGTGGGCGCCCTGCTGCTGTACGGCATCGGCGCCTGGTTCGGGATCGACCGCCTGCGCTGGGTCGCGGACAAGCTCCCCCTCGTCTACGTCGAGGACGTCGACCGCACGGTCGCCTGGTTCCGCACGCACGGCGGCAAGGCGGTCTTCTTCGGGCGCTTCATCCCCATCTTCCGCAGCCTCATCTCGATCCCCGCGGGCGTCGTCCGCATGCCGCTGTGGCGCTTCGGGCTGTACACGACCGCCGGCAGCCTCATCTGGAACACGGCGTTCATCCTCGTGGGGTGGTACCTCGGCGAGTCCTGGCACATCGTCGAGGAGTACATGGACGTCGTCCAGAACGTCGTGATCGTCGTCGTCGTCGCCGTCGTGGCGTGGTTCGTCGTCGTCCGTGTCCGCGCCCGCCGGAAGAACGACGACCACGCGGTCGAACCCCCGGCCGCGTGA
- a CDS encoding histidine phosphatase family protein, whose amino-acid sequence MPAERLHLVRHGEVFNPRRVLYERIPGFGLSDDGRRMTRAAAEYVRGLDRPLTELVCSPLQRTRESAEPFTALFGLAPRVDDRVVEPWNAFAGTRMSKAVLIPTNWWRLRRPSVPSWGEPYAQIAERMTAAMDDAWHRADDGDVVIVTHQSPIWIAHLRVAGLPLRHDPRTRRCALSSVTSFERKGDVWRETDYAEPGATDGAVDVGAV is encoded by the coding sequence GTGCCCGCCGAACGACTCCACCTCGTCCGCCACGGAGAGGTCTTCAATCCGCGTCGCGTGCTCTACGAGCGCATCCCCGGCTTCGGGCTGAGCGACGACGGGCGGCGGATGACACGGGCCGCTGCGGAGTACGTGCGCGGCCTCGACCGGCCGCTCACCGAGCTCGTCTGCTCGCCGCTGCAGCGCACGCGCGAGTCCGCGGAGCCGTTCACGGCGCTGTTCGGCCTCGCCCCGCGCGTCGACGACCGCGTCGTCGAGCCGTGGAACGCCTTCGCGGGCACGCGCATGAGCAAGGCGGTCCTCATCCCGACGAACTGGTGGCGTCTGCGTCGGCCGTCCGTTCCCAGCTGGGGGGAGCCGTACGCGCAGATCGCCGAGCGGATGACCGCGGCCATGGACGACGCGTGGCATCGCGCGGACGACGGCGACGTCGTGATCGTGACGCACCAGTCGCCCATCTGGATCGCGCACCTGCGGGTCGCCGGGCTCCCGCTGCGGCACGATCCGCGCACGCGCCGGTGCGCGCTCTCGAGCGTGACGTCGTTCGAGCGCAAGGGCGACGTGTGGCGCGAGACCGACTACGCCGAGCCCGGGGCGACCGACGGCGCCGTGGACGTCGGCGCGGTGTGA
- a CDS encoding TlpA family protein disulfide reductase encodes MGSVRPPAATSPKTRAPQARRAGAAAAVLVLAAALAACSADPATEAYLSGTNQGYISGDFRVEEIPQEERGEPVEWAGVTEDGDELTSDDTAGDVVVVNFWYAACGPCRVEAPDLESVWQEYRDDEVSFVGVNTYDQADTAKSFAKQYEITYPSIIDVNDGAVKLAFAAATPIQATPTTLVLDAEGRVAARIIGQLEGASILSTLVADALAETA; translated from the coding sequence ATGGGATCCGTGCGTCCCCCAGCAGCCACGTCCCCGAAGACGCGTGCCCCTCAGGCCCGCCGTGCCGGTGCTGCCGCCGCCGTCCTCGTGCTCGCCGCGGCGCTCGCGGCGTGCTCGGCGGACCCCGCGACCGAGGCGTATCTGTCGGGCACGAACCAGGGCTACATCTCCGGCGACTTCCGTGTCGAGGAGATCCCGCAGGAGGAGCGCGGCGAGCCCGTCGAGTGGGCCGGCGTCACGGAGGACGGCGACGAGCTGACGAGCGACGACACCGCGGGAGACGTCGTCGTCGTGAACTTCTGGTACGCCGCCTGCGGCCCCTGCCGTGTGGAGGCCCCCGACCTCGAGTCGGTGTGGCAGGAGTACCGGGACGACGAGGTCAGCTTCGTGGGCGTGAACACCTACGACCAGGCCGACACCGCGAAGTCGTTCGCGAAGCAGTACGAGATCACCTACCCGAGCATCATCGACGTCAACGACGGCGCCGTGAAGCTCGCGTTCGCGGCGGCCACGCCCATCCAGGCCACTCCCACGACCCTCGTGCTCGACGCGGAGGGCCGTGTCGCCGCGCGCATCATCGGGCAGCTCGAAGGCGCGTCCATCCTCTCCACGCTCGTCGCCGACGCGCTCGCGGAGACGGCGTGA
- a CDS encoding cytochrome c biogenesis CcdA family protein produces MNVDALVVGGTLWLAIPVALLAGLLSFLSPCVLPLIPGYLGFIGGAVAPRGADGAAFDVPGGSRGRLVGGVLLFIAGFTLVFVAIIVLGGVAGGATQRFSLLYGDIVTRVLGVVVILMGFVFLGFFGSAQRIARPQVKGGLGLVGAPLLGIALGIGWAPCIGPTLAAITTLAWNIGDPGRAALLGVAYSLGLGIPFLLVALGLGWATRSVSFLRRHVRAVNIAGGVLLILLGVLMVTGVWGGLMSRLGALFQTIVLPL; encoded by the coding sequence GTGAACGTCGACGCCCTCGTCGTCGGCGGGACGCTCTGGCTCGCGATCCCGGTCGCGCTGCTCGCGGGACTGCTGTCGTTCCTCTCGCCGTGCGTGCTGCCGCTCATCCCGGGATACCTCGGGTTCATCGGCGGCGCCGTCGCGCCGCGCGGAGCGGACGGCGCCGCGTTCGACGTCCCCGGAGGGTCGCGCGGCCGCCTCGTCGGCGGCGTGCTGCTGTTCATCGCGGGCTTCACCCTCGTCTTCGTCGCGATCATCGTGCTCGGCGGCGTCGCCGGGGGAGCGACGCAGCGCTTCTCGCTGCTCTACGGCGACATCGTCACGCGCGTCCTGGGCGTCGTCGTCATCCTCATGGGGTTCGTCTTCCTCGGCTTCTTCGGGTCGGCGCAGCGGATCGCGCGTCCGCAGGTGAAGGGCGGCCTGGGGCTCGTCGGCGCCCCCCTTCTCGGCATCGCGCTCGGCATCGGATGGGCGCCGTGCATCGGCCCGACCCTGGCGGCCATCACGACGCTCGCCTGGAACATCGGCGACCCCGGGCGCGCGGCGCTCCTCGGCGTCGCGTACTCTCTGGGGCTCGGCATCCCGTTCCTCCTCGTCGCGCTCGGGCTCGGCTGGGCGACGCGCTCGGTGTCCTTCCTCCGCCGCCACGTGCGCGCCGTGAACATCGCGGGCGGCGTCCTGCTCATCCTGCTCGGCGTGCTCATGGTGACAGGGGTCTGGGGCGGGCTCATGTCGCGTCTCGGCGCGCTCTTCCAGACGATCGTCCTCCCGCTGTGA
- the resB gene encoding cytochrome c biogenesis protein ResB, whose amino-acid sequence MTDTHTAPPRDGSEPLRPSDHFDSEDTITQPSLGLVGWLRWGWRQLTSMRTALVLLLLLAIAAVPGSIFPQRMANPNGVTQWESDNPDLFPVLDALQLFDVYQSVWFSAIYILLFVSLIGCILPRTQHHWKALRSRPPRTPVRLRRLDDFREERIEAGDDPDGEAANAVDFAAAQLRSQGYRVERYDGRGSYSVSAERGYLRETGNLVFHAALVGILVTVGVGGGFAYTGQRVVVEGTTFVNSLLDYSSMNRGRFVSDAALSPYSMKLDTFDVTYVEPGTNGAGQAGDFSANVTVTHTDGRTTEEAVRVNHPLQLDGDAIYLLGNGYAPTITVRDADGDVVYADSVPFLPQDANMTSLGVVKVTDGMPEQLGLVGFFYPTQVQNSSGAFASAYGDLLNPMLTLDVYAGDLGIDDGTPRSVYTLDPTGMEKLTGTETETDSIELAPGETADLPNGLGTITFEDATPEDADPALGYTESVKRFASLQIHHDASAPVVLLFAILATLGLLVALFVPRRRMWVKATPDGDGVRIEYAGLARGEDPTLGEAVEQLRTTHQAALRG is encoded by the coding sequence GTGACCGACACGCACACCGCACCGCCACGCGACGGGAGCGAGCCGCTGCGGCCGTCCGACCACTTCGACTCCGAGGACACGATCACCCAGCCCTCGCTCGGCCTCGTCGGATGGCTGCGGTGGGGATGGCGCCAGCTCACGAGCATGCGGACGGCGCTCGTCCTGCTGCTCCTGCTCGCGATCGCGGCCGTGCCGGGGTCGATCTTCCCGCAGCGGATGGCGAACCCCAACGGCGTGACGCAGTGGGAGAGCGACAACCCCGACCTCTTCCCCGTGCTCGACGCCCTGCAGCTGTTCGACGTGTATCAGTCGGTGTGGTTCTCGGCGATCTACATCCTGCTCTTCGTCTCGCTCATCGGGTGCATCCTGCCGCGCACCCAGCATCACTGGAAGGCGCTGCGCTCACGCCCGCCGCGCACCCCCGTGCGGCTCCGGCGCCTCGACGACTTCCGCGAGGAGCGCATCGAGGCGGGCGACGACCCCGACGGCGAGGCCGCGAACGCGGTCGACTTCGCGGCCGCCCAGCTGAGGTCGCAGGGATATCGGGTCGAGCGCTACGACGGCCGAGGCTCCTACTCCGTCTCCGCCGAGCGGGGCTACCTGCGCGAGACCGGCAACCTCGTCTTCCACGCCGCGCTCGTCGGCATCCTCGTCACGGTCGGCGTCGGCGGGGGCTTCGCCTACACGGGACAGCGGGTCGTGGTCGAGGGGACGACGTTCGTGAACTCGCTCCTCGACTACTCCTCCATGAACCGGGGCCGCTTCGTCTCCGACGCGGCGCTGTCGCCGTACTCGATGAAGCTCGACACGTTCGACGTGACCTATGTGGAGCCCGGGACGAACGGCGCCGGCCAGGCGGGCGACTTCTCCGCGAACGTCACCGTCACGCACACGGACGGCAGGACCACCGAGGAGGCGGTGCGCGTCAACCATCCGCTCCAGCTCGACGGCGACGCCATCTACCTGCTCGGCAACGGCTACGCGCCGACCATCACGGTGCGCGACGCCGACGGCGACGTCGTCTACGCCGACTCCGTGCCGTTCCTGCCGCAGGACGCGAACATGACGTCGCTCGGCGTCGTGAAGGTGACCGACGGCATGCCGGAGCAGCTCGGGCTCGTCGGCTTCTTCTATCCGACGCAGGTCCAGAACAGCTCGGGCGCGTTCGCCTCCGCCTACGGCGACCTGCTCAACCCCATGCTGACCCTCGACGTGTATGCGGGCGACCTCGGCATCGACGACGGCACGCCGCGCTCGGTGTACACGCTCGACCCCACCGGGATGGAGAAGCTCACGGGGACCGAGACCGAGACCGATTCCATCGAGCTCGCCCCCGGCGAGACCGCCGACCTCCCGAACGGGCTGGGAACCATCACGTTCGAGGACGCCACGCCCGAGGACGCCGACCCCGCCCTCGGGTACACCGAGTCGGTCAAGCGGTTCGCGTCGCTGCAGATCCACCACGACGCCTCGGCGCCCGTCGTGCTGCTCTTCGCGATCCTCGCCACGCTCGGCCTCCTCGTCGCCCTGTTCGTGCCGCGCCGGCGCATGTGGGTCAAGGCGACGCCCGACGGCGACGGCGTGCGGATCGAGTACGCGGGCCTCGCGCGCGGGGAGGACCCGACGCTCGGCGAGGCCGTCGAACAGCTCCGGACCACGCATCAGGCCGCGCTGCGAGGATGA
- the ccsB gene encoding c-type cytochrome biogenesis protein CcsB, producing the protein MQLDAVTLDTYSVVLVWTAVSLYVLSFLAYSVDLANRSQASIAAKDAAAERQLAGVGARGATTAAPGADAAPQRPPRYVWGRIGTSLTWLGLVFHLGATVLRGVAAARVPWSNMYEFAMTGTLLITAVYLGVLFWRDLRFLGAFITGLVAVLLGSSSLFYVEVVPLMDPLKSIWLVIHVFVASLATAFLALAFALSVLQLLQARRERRAVEAAEGPAKKSMLRTIPSAEALEGLAYRFAIIGFIFWTFTLIAGAIWANDAWGRYWGFDTKEVWTFIIWVLYAGYIHARATRGWRGTRSAWLSIVGFVAVIFNFTVVNMFFEGLHAYSGLS; encoded by the coding sequence ATGCAGCTCGATGCCGTGACGCTGGACACCTACTCCGTCGTGCTCGTCTGGACGGCGGTGTCGCTCTACGTCCTGAGCTTCCTCGCCTACTCCGTCGACCTCGCGAACCGCTCCCAGGCGTCGATCGCCGCCAAGGACGCGGCCGCCGAGAGGCAGCTCGCGGGCGTGGGCGCGCGAGGCGCGACGACCGCCGCCCCCGGCGCGGACGCCGCCCCGCAGCGGCCCCCGCGCTACGTGTGGGGCCGCATCGGCACCTCGCTCACCTGGCTCGGTCTCGTCTTCCACCTCGGCGCCACCGTGCTGCGCGGCGTGGCCGCGGCGCGCGTGCCGTGGTCCAACATGTACGAGTTCGCGATGACGGGCACCCTGCTCATCACGGCCGTGTACCTCGGCGTGCTGTTCTGGCGCGACCTGCGCTTCCTCGGCGCGTTCATCACGGGCCTCGTCGCGGTGCTCCTGGGAAGCTCGTCGTTGTTCTACGTCGAGGTCGTCCCGCTCATGGACCCGCTGAAGTCCATCTGGCTCGTCATCCACGTCTTCGTCGCGTCGCTCGCGACGGCGTTCCTCGCGCTGGCGTTCGCGCTCTCCGTCCTGCAGCTCCTGCAGGCCCGCCGCGAGCGCCGGGCCGTCGAGGCCGCGGAGGGGCCGGCGAAGAAGAGCATGCTGCGCACCATCCCGAGCGCCGAGGCGCTCGAGGGGCTCGCGTACCGCTTCGCGATCATCGGATTCATCTTCTGGACCTTCACGCTCATCGCCGGCGCCATCTGGGCCAACGACGCGTGGGGCCGCTACTGGGGCTTCGACACCAAGGAGGTGTGGACTTTCATCATCTGGGTGCTCTACGCCGGCTACATCCACGCCCGCGCGACCCGCGGCTGGCGGGGCACCCGCTCGGCATGGCTCTCGATCGTCGGCTTCGTCGCCGTCATCTTCAACTTCACCGTCGTGAACATGTTCTTCGAGGGGCTCCACGCGTACAGCGGCCTGAGCTGA
- a CDS encoding acyltransferase family protein: protein MGAPRAERLHALDGVRGAAAFVVVLYHVSLIARPFAEDGTARLIWETATETPLKLGFAGTEAVQVFFVLSGLVVTLPALRDGFSWPGYYASRLVRLYLPVWAAILLSVALVVALPRDPAQVTADVWIVNANIVTPDWVLALREASLTPASYDTVNTLWSLRWELLFSILLPVFAAVALLLRRWAWPVAAVCVLAMVAGRMLDERPLDLDALVYLPTFLLGCLIAVRLDDVTAWARRRPRPMLWLALGVGSALLLIAAWWTRPFIPASTPLSDAVWGLAGAGAAGLVLVVVCSPLAGRLMQTGVMRWLGSISFSLYLVHAPVLATLAFAWGDENWPLVGLVGLPLSIVVAWLFFIVAERPSHRAARAAGRRVAALFSGPGGGASADARDASPGPTRA, encoded by the coding sequence GTGGGGGCACCGAGAGCGGAGAGGCTGCACGCGCTCGACGGCGTGCGCGGTGCGGCGGCGTTCGTGGTGGTCCTCTACCACGTCAGCCTCATCGCGCGTCCGTTCGCCGAGGACGGCACGGCGCGGCTCATCTGGGAGACGGCGACCGAGACGCCGCTGAAGCTCGGCTTCGCGGGCACCGAGGCCGTGCAGGTGTTCTTCGTGCTGTCCGGCCTCGTGGTCACGCTGCCGGCGCTGCGGGACGGGTTCTCCTGGCCGGGCTACTACGCGTCGCGCCTCGTGCGCCTCTATCTGCCGGTGTGGGCGGCCATCCTCCTGTCGGTGGCGCTCGTCGTGGCCCTCCCGCGCGATCCCGCTCAGGTCACGGCCGACGTCTGGATCGTGAACGCCAACATCGTCACGCCAGACTGGGTGCTCGCGCTCCGCGAGGCATCCCTGACGCCCGCGTCCTACGACACCGTCAACACGCTGTGGTCGCTGCGCTGGGAGCTCCTGTTCAGCATCCTCCTCCCCGTGTTCGCGGCGGTCGCGCTGCTGCTGCGCCGGTGGGCGTGGCCCGTCGCCGCCGTGTGCGTCCTCGCGATGGTCGCGGGCCGCATGCTCGACGAGCGGCCCCTCGACCTCGATGCGCTCGTCTACCTCCCGACGTTCCTCCTCGGGTGCCTCATCGCCGTGCGCCTCGACGACGTGACGGCGTGGGCGCGCCGGCGCCCGCGCCCGATGCTGTGGCTGGCGCTGGGCGTGGGGTCGGCGCTCCTCCTCATCGCGGCGTGGTGGACCCGTCCGTTCATCCCCGCCTCCACGCCCCTGAGCGACGCCGTCTGGGGGCTCGCCGGAGCGGGCGCGGCGGGACTCGTCCTCGTCGTCGTCTGCTCGCCCCTCGCAGGGCGGCTCATGCAGACGGGCGTCATGCGGTGGCTCGGCAGCATCTCGTTCAGCCTCTACCTCGTCCACGCCCCCGTGCTCGCCACGCTGGCGTTCGCCTGGGGCGACGAGAACTGGCCGCTCGTCGGGCTCGTCGGGCTCCCGCTCAGCATCGTCGTCGCCTGGCTGTTCTTCATCGTGGCGGAGCGGCCGTCGCACCGGGCCGCGCGTGCCGCAGGCCGGCGCGTCGCGGCGCTGTTCAGCGGGCCAGGCGGAGGCGCTTCCGCCGATGCGCGCGACGCATCGCCCGGCCCCACTCGCGCGTGA
- a CDS encoding glycosyltransferase, with amino-acid sequence MHITATLPPGRQFALTWAIEDSWGGMTSAMLHRSRAFVRLGGQPVTVLTFDPDPGYPEREARLRAAGDLIEGMRLLNIWDWLRQNALPGGSARLDRHPFTPLSELPPDPSERITERRRGDLVLSRVRSGADGGILQTDHFREDGSLLLSERRDGKERGTQGGKSVVLCDGDGRPVRSWGRIAHLYHAWLDRLTASGPAFLVVDSKTVAQWALEYRRPRAVTMHVVHASHLVGTRRPHAPLRESRRKVFENLGGFDAVVLLTRRQRDDVVALLGRRRTLEVIANSRDLPPSPSLERRAGAGIMLASLTPRKRVGHAIRAVHAARARGADVELDVWGDGEERDALAGLAGDGVRLRGHSADAATRLAEASFLLSASTSEGFPLVLVEALAAGCVPIAYDVPYGPADVIRDGVNGFLVPAGDEEALSAAVERFVALPERDRARMRAAAVSSAQRFTDEAVTREWGRAMRRAHRRKRLRLAR; translated from the coding sequence ATGCACATCACCGCGACGCTCCCCCCGGGCCGGCAGTTCGCCCTCACGTGGGCGATCGAGGACTCCTGGGGCGGGATGACGTCGGCGATGCTCCACAGGAGCCGGGCCTTCGTCCGACTCGGCGGGCAGCCCGTGACGGTCCTCACGTTCGATCCGGACCCCGGGTATCCGGAGCGCGAGGCGAGGCTCCGCGCGGCCGGAGACCTCATCGAGGGGATGCGGCTGCTCAACATCTGGGACTGGCTTCGGCAGAACGCCCTCCCCGGCGGCTCGGCGAGACTCGACCGCCATCCGTTCACACCGCTGTCGGAGCTCCCGCCGGATCCGAGCGAGCGCATCACGGAGCGCCGACGCGGAGACCTCGTCCTCAGCCGCGTGCGCTCGGGCGCCGACGGCGGCATCCTGCAGACCGATCACTTCCGCGAGGACGGATCGCTCCTGCTGTCGGAGCGCCGCGACGGGAAGGAGCGCGGAACGCAGGGCGGCAAGTCGGTCGTGCTCTGCGACGGCGACGGCCGGCCGGTGCGCTCGTGGGGGCGCATCGCGCACCTCTACCACGCGTGGCTCGACCGGCTCACGGCATCGGGCCCGGCCTTCCTCGTCGTCGACAGCAAGACCGTCGCCCAGTGGGCGCTCGAGTACCGGCGCCCGCGCGCCGTGACGATGCACGTCGTCCACGCGTCCCACCTCGTCGGCACCCGCCGCCCCCACGCGCCCCTCCGCGAGTCGCGCCGGAAGGTGTTCGAGAACCTCGGCGGCTTCGACGCGGTCGTCCTGCTCACCCGGCGTCAGCGCGACGACGTCGTCGCGCTGCTCGGCCGCCGCCGCACTCTCGAGGTGATCGCGAACAGCCGCGACCTGCCCCCGTCCCCCTCCCTCGAGCGACGGGCGGGGGCCGGGATCATGCTGGCGAGCCTCACGCCCCGCAAGCGCGTCGGACACGCGATCCGCGCCGTGCACGCGGCTCGGGCGCGAGGGGCGGACGTCGAGCTCGACGTGTGGGGCGACGGCGAGGAGCGCGACGCCCTGGCGGGGCTCGCCGGCGACGGCGTGCGCCTCCGCGGCCACTCCGCGGACGCGGCGACGAGGCTCGCGGAGGCGTCGTTCCTGCTGTCCGCCTCGACGTCGGAGGGCTTCCCCCTCGTGCTCGTCGAGGCGCTGGCCGCCGGCTGCGTGCCGATCGCCTACGACGTGCCCTACGGACCGGCCGACGTCATCCGCGACGGCGTGAACGGCTTCCTCGTGCCCGCGGGCGACGAGGAGGCGCTGTCGGCGGCCGTCGAGCGGTTCGTCGCCCTGCCCGAACGGGACCGGGCCCGGATGCGCGCGGCGGCGGTGTCGTCCGCGCAGCGCTTCACCGACGAGGCCGTCACGCGCGAGTGGGGCCGGGCGATGCGTCGCGCGCATCGGCGGAAGCGCCTCCGCCTGGCCCGCTGA
- a CDS encoding DeoR/GlpR family DNA-binding transcription regulator, which produces MYATERRELIEQALSEHSRVAVADLSVRLGVTTETVRRDLAVLEQAGVLRRVHGGAVPAGRGSLAEADLRERSGRHGASKRAIATRALDVLGHDFSGSLLIDAGTTTAALADLLPARLAGARVEIVTHAVAIAAALGATDEIALSVVGGRLRGLTGAAVGASTVEAIDSLRPEIAFVGTNGLTADFGLSTPDPDEADVKRAIVRAARRVILLADASKFGGESLQRFARLDEVDLLVTDREPDDALAEALENAEVEVWVA; this is translated from the coding sequence ATGTACGCGACGGAGCGCAGGGAGCTCATCGAGCAGGCGCTGAGCGAGCACTCCCGCGTCGCGGTCGCCGATCTGTCCGTGCGGCTCGGGGTGACGACCGAGACCGTGCGCCGCGATCTCGCCGTGCTCGAGCAGGCGGGCGTCCTGCGACGCGTGCACGGCGGCGCCGTCCCCGCCGGACGCGGCAGCCTCGCCGAGGCCGATCTGCGCGAGCGGTCCGGGCGCCACGGCGCGTCGAAGCGCGCCATCGCGACGCGGGCGCTCGACGTGCTCGGACACGACTTCAGCGGCTCCCTGCTCATCGACGCGGGCACGACGACGGCCGCGCTCGCCGATCTCCTGCCGGCCAGGCTCGCCGGAGCGCGCGTCGAGATCGTCACGCATGCCGTCGCGATCGCGGCGGCGCTCGGCGCGACCGACGAGATCGCGTTGTCGGTCGTCGGCGGAAGGCTCCGCGGGCTGACGGGGGCCGCCGTCGGCGCGAGCACCGTCGAGGCGATCGATTCGCTGCGCCCCGAGATCGCCTTCGTCGGGACCAACGGGCTCACGGCCGACTTCGGCCTGAGCACGCCCGACCCCGACGAAGCCGACGTCAAGCGCGCCATCGTGCGCGCCGCGCGCCGCGTCATCCTCCTCGCCGACGCCTCGAAGTTCGGCGGGGAGTCGCTGCAGCGGTTCGCCCGCCTCGACGAGGTCGACCTCCTCGTCACCGATCGAGAGCCCGACGACGCGCTCGCGGAAGCCCTCGAGAACGCAGAAGTGGAGGTGTGGGTCGCATGA
- a CDS encoding 1-phosphofructokinase family hexose kinase: MIVTLTANPSLDRTVVLAEPLRPGEVQQAVASHEDPGGKGVNVARVLRGSGSDALAVLPLAEGDPYAGVLADAVAARAVPVAGLARSNIAVTDPAGTTTKVNLPGAELSAEEADALVDAVVVAARDARAEAVALCGSLPPGVDDGFYARVAAAVRAGVDPAPLVVVDTSGPALAATVASAHPDLIKPNELELAELAGVGVPAGPDLVDAVARIAREVVPAKVGAALVTLGGEGAVLVTADGAWHAPIPAGVQVQSTVGAGDSSLAGYLLAFLAGASEDDLLRSAVRYGSATASLPGTQLASPADLPAGDIPVRAIP; the protein is encoded by the coding sequence ATGATCGTCACCCTCACCGCGAACCCGTCGCTGGACCGCACCGTCGTGCTCGCCGAGCCGCTGCGGCCGGGCGAGGTGCAGCAGGCGGTGGCGTCGCACGAGGACCCCGGCGGCAAGGGCGTCAACGTCGCGCGGGTCCTGCGCGGATCCGGCTCCGACGCGCTCGCGGTGCTCCCGCTCGCCGAGGGCGATCCCTACGCCGGCGTCCTCGCGGACGCCGTCGCGGCCCGAGCCGTGCCGGTCGCGGGCCTGGCGCGTTCCAACATCGCCGTCACCGACCCCGCCGGCACGACGACGAAGGTCAACCTGCCGGGGGCAGAGCTCTCGGCCGAGGAGGCGGACGCCCTCGTCGACGCGGTCGTCGTGGCCGCGCGAGATGCACGCGCGGAGGCCGTCGCGCTGTGCGGCTCGCTCCCGCCCGGCGTCGACGACGGCTTCTACGCGCGCGTCGCCGCGGCCGTGCGCGCGGGCGTCGATCCCGCGCCGCTCGTCGTCGTGGACACCTCGGGACCGGCGCTCGCCGCGACCGTGGCGTCGGCGCACCCCGATCTCATCAAGCCGAACGAGCTCGAGCTCGCCGAGCTCGCGGGCGTCGGCGTGCCGGCGGGGCCCGACCTCGTCGACGCCGTCGCGCGCATCGCGCGCGAGGTCGTCCCGGCGAAGGTGGGCGCCGCGCTCGTCACGCTGGGCGGCGAGGGAGCCGTGCTCGTGACGGCGGACGGCGCGTGGCACGCGCCCATCCCCGCCGGCGTGCAGGTGCAGAGCACCGTCGGCGCGGGCGACAGCTCGCTCGCCGGGTACCTGCTGGCGTTCCTCGCCGGCGCGAGCGAGGACGACCTCCTCCGCAGCGCCGTCCGCTACGGCTCCGCGACGGCCTCGCTGCCCGGAACGCAGCTCGCCTCCCCCGCCGACCTCCCGGCCGGCGACATCCCCGTCCGCGCGATCCCCTGA